One genomic segment of Clostridium saccharoperbutylacetonicum N1-4(HMT) includes these proteins:
- a CDS encoding glycoside hydrolase family 13 protein yields MKGEIIYQIFPDRFNKSRQNNNVEGLKEWESEVDGQCVMGGDLIGIKEKLDYLSKLGVSAIYLNPIFQANSNHKYDTVNYYNIDSSFGTLDDFRELVDSCHKKNIKVIIDGVFNHTSPDFFAFKDILENQERSKYKDWYTIFSYPVKVESPPNYRNFGGCIDMPRLNTENVEVQKYIVDVIKYWEGMKIDGLRLDVPYYIEDSMLEKIRKSTSLYIVGEIWGCGKKFVPQYFDGVMNYSFRDLVQKAVIRQSIDASIFIDEWNFIEETYGQNIHCCFNMSGSHDTERIFNFCRGDIKREKLFYAFLFLFPGMPLVYYGDEIGMKGENDPYCRGTMEWNESKWNYDIYNHVKGLIELRNSSEALQKGTIQFVGHKEMMFAFERVYAEKRVKVFMNFGHSKQSIDGFELDGLSYKVIV; encoded by the coding sequence ATGAAAGGTGAAATAATATATCAAATTTTTCCAGACAGATTTAATAAATCAAGACAAAATAATAATGTTGAAGGTTTAAAAGAATGGGAAAGTGAAGTTGATGGACAATGTGTTATGGGAGGTGATTTAATTGGAATTAAAGAGAAACTTGATTATCTATCAAAACTCGGTGTTAGTGCAATTTATTTAAATCCAATTTTTCAGGCAAATTCTAATCATAAGTATGATACTGTTAACTATTATAATATAGATAGTTCTTTTGGAACTTTAGATGATTTTAGAGAATTAGTAGATTCATGTCATAAAAAAAATATAAAAGTTATTATTGATGGAGTTTTTAACCATACTAGCCCAGATTTTTTTGCTTTCAAAGATATATTAGAAAATCAAGAAAGATCAAAATATAAGGATTGGTATACTATTTTTAGTTATCCAGTTAAAGTGGAAAGTCCACCTAATTATAGAAATTTTGGAGGATGTATAGATATGCCGCGTCTTAATACTGAAAATGTTGAAGTTCAAAAGTATATAGTTGATGTTATTAAGTATTGGGAAGGGATGAAAATAGATGGATTAAGACTAGATGTACCATATTATATTGAAGACTCTATGTTAGAAAAAATAAGAAAATCTACTAGCTTATATATAGTAGGTGAAATATGGGGGTGTGGCAAGAAATTTGTGCCTCAATATTTTGATGGAGTAATGAATTATTCATTTAGAGATTTAGTGCAAAAAGCAGTTATAAGACAAAGCATTGATGCATCAATATTCATAGATGAATGGAATTTCATAGAAGAAACATACGGGCAGAATATACATTGCTGCTTTAATATGTCTGGAAGTCATGATACAGAAAGGATTTTTAATTTCTGCAGAGGAGATATAAAGAGAGAAAAATTATTCTATGCATTTTTATTTTTATTCCCAGGAATGCCTCTTGTATATTATGGAGATGAAATAGGTATGAAAGGAGAAAATGACCCTTATTGTAGAGGAACTATGGAATGGAATGAAAGTAAATGGAATTATGATATATATAATCATGTAAAAGGTTTAATAGAACTTAGAAATAGTAGTGAAGCATTGCAAAAAGGGACTATACAATTTGTTGGACATAAAGAAATGATGTTTGCATTTGAAAGAGTGTATGCAGAAAAAAGAGTTAAAGTATTTATGAATTTTGGACATAGCAAACAGTCTATTGATGGATTTGAACTAGATGGTCTTAGTTATAAAGTTATAGTTTAG
- a CDS encoding alpha-amylase family glycosyl hydrolase, which translates to MFRRKFNKVILSILVATIVSSTNMFMSGSKAQAAIGNLSENDTIYQIMVDRFYDGDKTNNATGDAFRNTENLEDDFRYMHGGDWQGVIDKLDYIKGMGYSAIWISPVAEPQMWSRADGTGKVWPTAYHGYNVKDPNKANPYFGTKEKLKELVDKAHEKGIKVIIDIVPNHVGDYMLGKQAYYDIKGFEPAAPFNNPNWYHHNGDIDWSREHSDPQMLDDHDLGGLDDLNQDNSDAKAAMNNAIKSWFDYTGADAARVDAAKCMKPSYINELQKYIGVNTFGENFDMNVDFVKKWVGSDAEWGMLDFPLYQAINNDFASGQSFDDMSSSGTCSIKNILAQDNKYNGYANHMVTFIDNHDRNRFLTVANGNVKKLQNALVFMFTVRGVPTVFQGTEQNKGNANGASINGIADTWNRWSMVKKDYNGNVITDYFNENTDTYKLINKLNSFRQKYEALREGTQREMWSSPHLYAFSRRMDSGENVGQEVVNVFNNSDGDQSATIPIRAESTIKVGDKFVNLFDVNDSITVQQGGVTGKQISVNLGENSGKIYVVNNETPNPDQKNVQYKVSYKNTNAQKVTLHYGTNGWKNIQDVNMTKNSNGEFEATITVNNNDILNYCIHIISPTDYWDNNGGQNWNVKVTKAEDYINDGVKSNLKSVNTTTSAAIDSGIDSTVNR; encoded by the coding sequence ATGTTTAGAAGAAAATTTAACAAGGTAATATTATCTATCTTAGTTGCAACAATTGTTTCAAGCACTAACATGTTTATGAGTGGAAGCAAGGCACAAGCGGCAATTGGAAATCTAAGTGAAAACGATACTATTTATCAAATTATGGTAGACAGATTTTATGATGGAGATAAAACAAATAATGCTACAGGAGATGCATTTCGTAATACAGAAAATCTTGAAGATGATTTTAGATATATGCACGGCGGAGATTGGCAAGGTGTTATTGATAAGTTAGATTATATTAAGGGCATGGGATACTCAGCCATTTGGATATCACCGGTTGCGGAACCACAAATGTGGTCTAGAGCTGATGGCACAGGAAAAGTATGGCCTACAGCTTATCATGGATATAATGTGAAAGATCCCAATAAGGCAAATCCTTATTTTGGAACAAAAGAAAAGCTAAAGGAGTTAGTAGATAAAGCTCACGAAAAGGGGATTAAAGTAATAATAGATATAGTTCCAAATCATGTTGGGGATTATATGTTAGGAAAACAAGCTTATTATGACATCAAGGGGTTTGAGCCGGCAGCACCTTTTAATAATCCAAATTGGTATCATCATAATGGCGATATTGATTGGTCAAGAGAACACTCTGATCCCCAAATGTTAGATGATCATGATTTGGGCGGTTTAGATGATTTAAATCAAGATAATTCTGATGCTAAGGCAGCTATGAATAATGCTATTAAGTCATGGTTTGATTATACTGGAGCTGATGCAGCAAGGGTTGACGCAGCAAAATGTATGAAACCATCTTATATTAACGAGTTACAAAAGTATATAGGAGTTAATACTTTTGGAGAAAATTTTGATATGAATGTAGATTTTGTGAAGAAGTGGGTTGGATCCGATGCAGAATGGGGAATGCTAGATTTTCCATTATATCAAGCAATAAATAATGATTTTGCATCAGGACAATCTTTTGATGACATGTCATCATCAGGTACTTGCTCTATTAAAAATATTTTAGCACAAGACAATAAATATAATGGTTATGCAAATCATATGGTGACTTTTATAGATAATCATGATCGTAATAGATTTTTAACAGTAGCAAATGGTAATGTAAAAAAACTTCAAAATGCACTTGTTTTCATGTTTACTGTAAGAGGGGTACCAACAGTATTTCAAGGTACAGAACAAAACAAAGGTAATGCAAATGGAGCAAGTATAAATGGTATTGCAGATACATGGAATCGTTGGTCAATGGTTAAAAAGGATTACAATGGAAATGTAATTACAGATTATTTTAATGAGAATACAGATACTTATAAACTAATTAACAAATTGAATTCATTTAGGCAAAAATATGAAGCCTTAAGAGAAGGTACTCAAAGAGAAATGTGGTCTTCACCACATTTATATGCATTCTCAAGAAGGATGGATTCAGGAGAAAATGTTGGACAAGAAGTTGTAAATGTATTTAATAATTCAGATGGAGATCAAAGTGCGACCATTCCAATTAGAGCTGAAAGTACTATAAAAGTTGGAGATAAATTTGTAAATCTTTTTGATGTAAATGATTCGATCACAGTTCAACAAGGAGGTGTTACAGGAAAACAAATATCAGTGAATTTAGGAGAAAATAGTGGGAAGATTTATGTTGTTAATAATGAAACACCAAATCCAGATCAAAAGAACGTACAATATAAAGTTTCATATAAGAATACTAATGCACAAAAAGTAACACTTCATTATGGAACTAATGGATGGAAAAACATTCAAGATGTAAATATGACTAAGAATTCCAATGGAGAATTTGAAGCAACTATTACAGTAAATAATAATGATATTCTAAATTACTGTATTCATATTATTTCACCAACAGACTATTGGGATAATAATGGTGGACAGAATTGGAATGTAAAAGTGACTAAGGCAGAAGATTATATAAATGATGGTGTAAAGAGTAATTTGAAGAGCGTTAATACAACTACATCAGCAGCTATAGACTCTGGGATTGATAGTACTGTAAATCGTTAA
- a CDS encoding maltose ABC transporter substrate-binding protein — translation MVKKNKVLASIVAATLVAGTFVGCGGTTATSNNAKEITVWSHLKEKEITELTKVAEKWGSEKGVKVNVVDDKGEMQAYIQAANSSKGPDILFGVPNDNLGTFQKAGLLSEVPSGFIDESKYTSKQVIDSVTIEGKKYAVPLAAETSALFYNKDKVSEVPKTMEEVVELGKKVGFEYDVTDLYRSYGFLASQGSYIFKNNNGTVDSNDIGLGNEGAIKGYQFIQDLIVKDKLMSQDITDDIAKADFQSGKSAFYISGPWDIEAFKDSGINFGIAPMPTLGGKTVSTLMGVQTAFVSSKSPNQDLSWELMKYLMENSDDLMIKQGNRIPVSKAGIESDAFKAAGNMDVFAKQLEVATAMPNIPEIQTTWTPVKNNIISLISGSMDSKETAKQIVDQIKEGIKQQK, via the coding sequence ATGGTAAAAAAAAATAAAGTATTAGCATCAATCGTGGCAGCAACTTTAGTTGCAGGAACATTTGTAGGATGTGGAGGAACAACAGCTACAAGTAATAATGCTAAAGAAATTACAGTTTGGTCACATTTGAAAGAAAAAGAGATTACAGAGCTTACTAAAGTAGCGGAAAAATGGGGAAGTGAAAAGGGAGTTAAGGTTAATGTTGTAGATGATAAAGGGGAGATGCAAGCATATATACAAGCCGCTAATAGTTCTAAAGGTCCAGATATACTTTTTGGTGTACCTAATGATAACTTAGGAACATTTCAAAAAGCTGGTTTACTTTCAGAAGTGCCAAGTGGTTTTATAGATGAGAGTAAATATACATCTAAACAAGTAATAGATTCAGTGACTATAGAAGGAAAAAAATATGCAGTTCCATTAGCAGCTGAAACTAGTGCTCTATTTTATAATAAAGATAAAGTTTCAGAAGTACCAAAAACTATGGAAGAAGTTGTTGAATTAGGCAAAAAAGTAGGATTTGAATACGATGTAACTGATTTATACAGAAGTTATGGATTTTTAGCATCGCAAGGTAGCTATATTTTTAAAAATAATAATGGAACTGTTGATTCAAACGATATTGGATTAGGCAATGAAGGTGCGATAAAAGGATATCAATTCATTCAAGATTTAATTGTTAAAGACAAATTAATGTCTCAAGATATTACTGATGATATAGCTAAAGCAGATTTCCAATCAGGTAAATCAGCATTTTATATTTCAGGACCATGGGATATAGAAGCATTTAAAGATTCAGGAATTAATTTTGGTATAGCTCCAATGCCAACATTAGGTGGGAAAACTGTTTCAACATTGATGGGAGTTCAAACTGCATTTGTAAGTTCAAAGTCACCTAATCAAGACTTATCATGGGAGTTAATGAAGTATCTTATGGAAAATAGTGATGACCTAATGATTAAGCAAGGAAATAGAATTCCAGTTTCAAAAGCAGGTATAGAAAGTGATGCGTTTAAAGCGGCCGGAAACATGGATGTATTTGCTAAACAATTAGAAGTTGCTACAGCAATGCCTAATATTCCAGAAATTCAAACTACTTGGACTCCGGTAAAAAATAATATAATATCTTTAATAAGCGGATCAATGGATTCGAAAGAAACTGCAAAACAAATAGTAGATCAAATTAAAGAAGGTATAAAGCAACAAAAATAA
- a CDS encoding LacI family DNA-binding transcriptional regulator, whose amino-acid sequence MKVTINDIAHAANVSKSTVSKVINNHKSISESTKLKVRNIMKELNYIPNNSARQLARQNSFNIGLLVDISRKEYFLDFFFYNIIGGVESIVGINNYELTLSNINSLECKAEFLNRLIYSKKVDGIIIPTSIVNSEIISKLNGLNFPYVLIGQPKEFKNSTSWVDVNNTVGGELATCHLIEQGYKNIAFIGGKSNEIISFNRLLGYKNILSKLNFTKNNLYIKEGNSDKESGYELTLQLLSDFPEIDAILCINNYVAFGVLKALKEKGLNSPTDIGIVTFDNEPFSAYTTPSLTCLDVDTFKLGEVAAEILMKKIQNPNSQNEITLISPKLLIRESSLLKKP is encoded by the coding sequence ATGAAAGTTACTATAAATGATATAGCTCACGCAGCAAATGTATCTAAATCAACGGTATCCAAAGTTATAAATAATCATAAATCTATTTCTGAAAGTACAAAGCTCAAAGTAAGAAACATTATGAAAGAGCTTAACTATATTCCAAATAATTCGGCAAGGCAGCTAGCTCGCCAGAATAGTTTTAATATAGGTCTTCTAGTAGATATTAGCAGAAAGGAATATTTTCTTGATTTCTTTTTCTATAATATTATTGGTGGAGTTGAAAGTATAGTTGGAATCAATAACTATGAGTTAACCCTATCAAACATAAATTCACTAGAATGCAAAGCAGAATTTCTAAATCGATTGATATATAGTAAAAAAGTAGATGGAATCATAATACCTACCTCAATAGTCAATTCGGAAATTATTAGTAAGCTCAACGGTTTAAACTTTCCTTATGTCCTTATTGGTCAGCCAAAGGAATTTAAGAATAGTACCAGCTGGGTTGATGTTAATAATACTGTAGGAGGAGAACTGGCCACATGTCATTTAATAGAACAAGGTTATAAAAATATAGCCTTTATTGGTGGCAAATCAAATGAAATAATATCTTTCAATCGGCTTCTTGGTTATAAAAACATACTTTCTAAATTAAATTTTACTAAAAATAATTTATACATAAAAGAAGGCAACTCAGACAAGGAAAGTGGTTATGAACTTACACTTCAATTATTATCAGATTTTCCTGAAATAGATGCCATACTATGCATAAATAATTATGTTGCATTTGGTGTACTTAAAGCACTTAAAGAAAAGGGCTTAAATAGCCCCACAGATATTGGAATTGTGACTTTTGACAATGAACCATTTTCTGCTTACACCACTCCATCCTTAACTTGTCTAGATGTAGATACATTTAAACTTGGTGAAGTGGCAGCTGAAATTTTAATGAAAAAAATTCAAAATCCAAATTCTCAGAATGAAATAACCCTAATATCACCTAAATTACTTATACGTGAATCTAGCCTATTGAAAAAACCATGA
- a CDS encoding TetR/AcrR family transcriptional regulator, with product MDRRIEKSKQAIMDAFMILILKKDLESITIGEIAEKANVNRGTVYLHFTDKYDLRDKCLDNYLTQLTKACIQDHKVEKITSKSSLIRVFEHLEVNYEIYSAMLSNKESSVFRKRMKEIFKDGLINRIDLSEQKVNKEISVEFLVSAGVGVLEWWIYNSKPYPAPIIAEQLWQLFSSIECDSL from the coding sequence ATGGATAGACGAATTGAAAAATCTAAACAGGCAATCATGGATGCTTTTATGATACTTATTTTAAAAAAAGATTTGGAAAGTATTACCATTGGCGAAATCGCAGAAAAAGCTAATGTTAATAGAGGAACAGTTTACCTCCATTTTACTGATAAATATGATTTAAGGGACAAGTGTTTGGACAATTATTTAACGCAATTAACAAAGGCGTGTATCCAAGACCATAAAGTAGAAAAAATAACATCTAAGTCTAGCCTTATACGTGTTTTTGAACATCTTGAAGTCAATTATGAAATTTATTCCGCTATGTTATCAAATAAAGAAAGTTCTGTCTTTCGAAAGCGTATGAAAGAAATATTTAAAGACGGATTGATCAACCGTATAGATTTATCTGAACAAAAAGTCAATAAAGAGATTTCTGTAGAATTTTTAGTATCAGCTGGTGTTGGCGTATTAGAATGGTGGATATATAACTCTAAGCCATACCCTGCACCAATAATTGCGGAACAACTTTGGCAACTTTTTAGCAGCATAGAATGTGATAGCTTGTAA
- a CDS encoding NADP-dependent oxidoreductase: MKAIGLTVFGNPGTFEEIDVNLPDLKDNQVLVEVKASSINPGDEPLRTGEIFKSSVGGQWSEKLPIFLGSEVAGIIKAVGKKVTRFKVHDRVMGLAIHSGVYQDFVAVDEDHLTKFSENISYEIAGAAPTIALTAKQALFDHGNLLKGQRVLIQGGAGGVGHVAIQLAKNHGAYVITTARKNNYDFVKALGADEVYDYTEFDIADIIHEKVDLVIDTVMETSIIKNNGALGEVGKKSLSVIKDNGKYVSIVSFGLNSYPMKRNIDAHFFQSKPNHSDFEKIMNWIEMKELHIHIDKIFPLSPQGIEEAYIHSKKQPKKGRISVSKIQK, from the coding sequence ATGAAAGCAATCGGTTTAACAGTTTTCGGTAACCCAGGTACATTTGAAGAAATAGATGTGAATTTACCAGATTTAAAAGACAACCAAGTACTTGTTGAAGTGAAGGCCTCATCAATTAATCCCGGCGACGAACCTTTACGTACTGGAGAAATATTTAAAAGCTCTGTTGGAGGACAATGGTCTGAGAAATTACCAATATTTCTTGGAAGTGAAGTCGCTGGTATTATAAAAGCTGTTGGAAAAAAGGTTACTCGGTTTAAAGTCCATGACCGTGTTATGGGATTAGCCATCCATTCAGGAGTATATCAGGATTTCGTTGCAGTAGATGAGGATCATCTTACAAAATTTTCAGAAAATATATCATATGAGATTGCAGGTGCTGCGCCAACAATTGCGTTAACAGCAAAGCAAGCATTATTTGATCACGGGAACCTTTTAAAAGGACAAAGAGTTTTAATTCAAGGTGGTGCCGGCGGTGTCGGTCATGTAGCTATACAATTAGCAAAAAATCATGGTGCTTATGTTATAACGACTGCAAGAAAAAACAATTATGATTTTGTAAAAGCTTTAGGAGCAGATGAAGTATACGATTATACTGAATTTGATATTGCAGATATAATCCACGAAAAAGTTGATCTGGTAATTGATACTGTTATGGAGACATCCATTATTAAAAATAATGGTGCGTTAGGTGAAGTTGGAAAGAAAAGCCTCTCGGTTATTAAAGATAATGGGAAATATGTATCAATTGTTTCTTTTGGATTAAATAGCTATCCGATGAAACGTAATATTGATGCACACTTTTTCCAATCTAAACCAAACCACTCAGACTTTGAAAAAATCATGAATTGGATTGAAATGAAAGAACTGCACATTCATATAGATAAAATTTTTCCTTTATCTCCTCAAGGAATTGAAGAAGCTTACATTCATAGTAAAAAGCAACCTAAAAAGGGGCGAATCTCAGTATCAAAAATTCAAAAATAA
- a CDS encoding YwbE family protein — MNGTKRSNIKIGATVLVVQKQDQRTGKLTEGIVAKILTNSSEHHHGIKVMLDNGIVGRVKEIK; from the coding sequence ATGAACGGAACAAAGAGAAGTAATATTAAAATAGGAGCGACAGTTCTAGTTGTTCAAAAGCAAGATCAACGTACAGGAAAATTAACAGAAGGAATAGTGGCAAAGATACTTACCAATTCATCAGAGCATCATCATGGTATAAAAGTGATGCTTGATAATGGTATTGTTGGTAGAGTGAAAGAGATAAAGTAA
- a CDS encoding recombinase family protein — protein sequence MYGYGQSEIGELVINEEQAEVVRKVFDLYLSGYSINMIMKELAFNNIKSSTGKDIWSKRTIQKMLTNEKYIGNVILGKTYTGQFPNTQQKINYGEQEQYLMKDSHEPIIINEVFQKVQEEMKSRSNIEVVNGKTKRKGTHYSSKDIERQDTN from the coding sequence GTGTATGGCTATGGCCAGTCAGAAATAGGTGAATTAGTTATTAATGAGGAACAGGCTGAGGTGGTAAGAAAAGTTTTTGATTTGTATTTAAGTGGATATAGTATAAACATGATTATGAAGGAATTAGCATTTAACAATATAAAGTCTTCTACAGGAAAAGATATATGGTCCAAACGTACTATTCAGAAAATGCTTACAAATGAAAAGTACATAGGTAATGTAATTTTAGGAAAAACATATACTGGACAGTTTCCTAATACCCAGCAAAAAATAAATTATGGAGAACAGGAACAATATTTAATGAAAGATTCTCATGAACCCATTATTATTAACGAGGTATTTCAGAAGGTTCAAGAAGAGATGAAATCTAGGAGTAATATTGAAGTAGTGAATGGGAAAACAAAAAGAAAGGGTACGCATTACAGTTCAAAGGATATAGAGAGGCAGGATACTAATTAG
- the rlmD gene encoding 23S rRNA (uracil(1939)-C(5))-methyltransferase RlmD produces MKKGSELSVKIEKTQFPSTGMGYAEDKIIYVKNAFPGQTITGRVKKKKEEYAELKLLSVEEKADYEVESVCSHFGLCGGCSSQTIPYEKQLEFLGEEVKSLFKEADVDMGEYLGIMGSPDQWEYRNKMEFTFGDEAKGAPLSLGMHMRGKSFGIVTVDDCKLVDEDYRKIIKLTVEYFRGTDLPYYRVMKAEGYLRHLVIRKAQNTGEILVNLVTTTQIDFDLGEYVKLLKDQSYKGNLVSILHTENDSRSDAVIPEKVNVLHGKDYIRETLLGLQFNISPFSFFQTNTKGAESLYSIVKDFMGDSQDKVVFDLYCGTGTIGQIVAPNAKKVVGIELIEEAVEAAKENAKLNGLNNCEFLAGDVAEIIKTIKDKPEIIILDPPRTGVHPKALDYVIKFNAPEIIYVSCNPKTLVTDLKVLTERGYKVIQTKVKDMFPNTPHVETVVKLALNT; encoded by the coding sequence ATGAAAAAAGGAAGCGAATTAAGCGTTAAAATAGAAAAAACACAATTTCCATCGACAGGAATGGGATATGCTGAGGATAAAATAATATATGTTAAGAATGCTTTCCCAGGTCAAACTATTACTGGAAGAGTTAAAAAGAAAAAAGAAGAGTATGCAGAACTTAAATTATTAAGTGTTGAAGAAAAGGCTGATTATGAAGTTGAATCAGTATGCTCTCATTTTGGACTTTGTGGAGGGTGTTCTTCACAAACTATACCTTATGAAAAGCAATTAGAATTTTTAGGTGAAGAAGTTAAGAGCTTATTCAAAGAAGCTGATGTTGATATGGGCGAATATTTAGGAATAATGGGAAGTCCTGATCAATGGGAATACAGAAACAAGATGGAATTCACTTTTGGAGATGAAGCTAAAGGTGCACCACTTTCTCTTGGAATGCATATGAGAGGAAAATCTTTTGGAATAGTAACAGTTGATGATTGCAAACTTGTTGATGAAGATTATAGAAAAATAATAAAATTAACAGTAGAATATTTCAGAGGAACAGATTTGCCTTATTATAGAGTAATGAAGGCAGAAGGATATTTAAGGCATTTAGTAATAAGAAAAGCACAAAATACAGGTGAAATCTTAGTTAATCTTGTTACGACAACTCAAATAGATTTTGATTTGGGTGAATATGTTAAATTACTAAAGGATCAAAGTTATAAAGGAAATTTAGTATCAATATTACATACAGAAAATGATTCAAGATCTGATGCTGTAATCCCAGAAAAGGTTAATGTATTGCACGGAAAAGATTACATTAGAGAAACCTTATTAGGATTACAATTTAATATATCACCATTTTCTTTTTTTCAAACAAACACAAAAGGAGCAGAAAGTCTTTATTCAATAGTTAAAGATTTTATGGGAGATAGCCAAGATAAAGTTGTATTTGATCTTTATTGTGGTACTGGAACTATCGGCCAAATAGTAGCCCCAAATGCTAAAAAAGTGGTAGGAATAGAACTTATAGAAGAAGCAGTTGAGGCTGCAAAAGAAAATGCTAAGTTAAATGGACTAAATAATTGTGAATTCTTAGCAGGAGATGTAGCTGAAATAATTAAAACAATAAAAGATAAACCAGAAATAATAATTCTAGACCCACCAAGAACAGGAGTGCATCCTAAGGCTTTAGATTATGTAATTAAATTCAATGCACCTGAAATAATTTACGTTTCTTGTAATCCAAAGACATTAGTTACTGATTTAAAGGTATTAACTGAGAGAGGATATAAGGTGATTCAGACTAAGGTGAAAGACATGTTCCCAAATACACCTCACGTTGAGACAGTTGTTAAGCTGGCATTGAACACTTAA
- a CDS encoding RDD family translates to MEKDEIKENQIVNNEEGTEETSLNVEETNITSVIEDQQDIEVNAEDKSNEKNSIGALFAANLLDQLIMTAASAVLVYLIDLIMRTASGYMFVRDNGALILAGGIIYFVLNCIYAPILERTKLENTFAKKILNLN, encoded by the coding sequence TTGGAAAAAGATGAAATAAAAGAAAATCAAATTGTAAACAATGAAGAAGGAACAGAAGAAACTTCATTAAATGTTGAGGAAACGAATATAACTTCAGTTATAGAAGATCAACAAGATATAGAAGTTAATGCAGAAGATAAAAGTAATGAAAAAAATTCAATTGGAGCATTGTTTGCTGCAAATTTACTAGATCAATTAATAATGACTGCCGCGTCTGCTGTTTTAGTATATTTAATTGATTTAATAATGAGAACTGCTTCTGGATATATGTTTGTTAGAGATAATGGAGCGCTAATTTTGGCAGGCGGAATAATATATTTTGTTTTAAACTGTATATATGCTCCAATATTAGAAAGAACAAAGCTAGAAAACACTTTTGCAAAGAAAATATTAAATTTAAATTAA